AGACCAGCTACGATTGGAGGGACCTGATCCCGAGGGAGAAGGAGCAGGTAATAGAGACTCTCAGCCACTCATCAAAGTTGCTTGTGACACTACCTAAGGAGTTCGACGCCGTTGTTATGAATCCTCCGTACACCAGGCAGGAGGAGATGGAGGACCTGCTGGTCGGGGAGAAGGAGAAGGCTTACAGAACATGCATTAATGACTGGAAGTCCATGAGTAAATACCCTAAGGAGAGAGAGCCCAGACTGAGTAAGAGGGCGAGCATCTACGTCTACTTCTTCATTCATGGGGGGAGGTTCCTCAGGGAAGGAGGGAGGATGGGGTTCATCACCTCAAACTCCTGGCTTGACGTGGACTACGGTTACGACCTGCAGAGGTTCTTCCTAGAGAACTTCAAGGTGGTGGCGGTGATAGAGAGTAAGGTCGAGAGGTGGTTCGAGGACGCAGACATCAACACAGCAATAACGATACTTGAGAGGTGTGGCGACCGGAAAGAGAGAGACGACAACCTAGTTAAGTTCGCGCAGCTGAAGAAGCCTCTGAGTGAGCTTATACCGCCCGCCAAGGACGAGAGGGAGAGGTGGTCAAGCGTTGAGAAACTAGTCAAACTCATAGAGAACGTCAACCACTACTTCGAGGACGACAAGATAAGGATCTACGTAAAGAAGCAGAGAGAACTCTGGGATGAGGGCTTCAACGAAGAAACGGGTGAATACGAGGGGACGAAGTGGGGGAAATACTTGAGGGCCCCCCAAATATTCTTCAAGATCCTGGAGAAAGGCAAAAACGTCCTCATCCCGCTGAAGGAGGTCGCCGAAGTGAGGAGAGGCTTCACGACCGGCGCTAACGAGTTCTTCTACCTGACTGAGGAGGAAATAACAAGTAAGTGGGGTATCGAGAGGGAGTTTTGGATGCATCCGGTAACACTAGATGAGTGGCTCAAGATAAGACCCTACATACCGGATGAGGATGTGTGGGTGGATAAGAATGGTGAGTACTTCAAGCAATCACAGTACTCGAAGCAGTATAGGCCTGAGGAAGTCCTGATAGACGGAAACGTCATCTGGGTACCAAACTACGTGATAAAATCACCTAGGGAATGCAAATCAATACTAGTCAATCCGAAAGACCTCAAGTACAGAGTTCTCCTAATACATAAGGACAAGCCCGAACTAAGAGGGACTAGAGTCTTAAAATACATAGAGTGGGGTGAAGCGCAAGGCTTCCACAGAAGACCAACATGTGAATCAAGACAAAGATGGTACGGCTTATCAGAAGTCACTGGAGACCTACTTTGTATGATGAGCATAAACGACAGGCACATCTTTTGGTATAATGTTCCAAGATGTTGTATTGATGCTAGACTCTATGGTATAAATATAAAAGACAAGGAGTTCATAGGGGTGCTTTCAGGTATTTTAAATTCAACAATATTTACGTTATTCATCGAATTATGGGGGAGAGTAAACCTTGGGCAAGGAGCGTTAGACGTTAAGGTTTACGAATACTCCCAAATACCTATTATCAATCCTTCTAAGCTAAACATGGAGCTACGTAAGAGGCTTCTGGAAGTGTTTTCGAAGATGGGGGAGCGTGAAATCGGTTCTGTTTTTGAGGAGATTGGTGCTGATTCTCCAGAGGGAGTTTCGCTTGATAAGGTGAAGCCTGATAGGAGGGGGCTTGATAAGATAGTTATGGGTGAGATACTGGGTTTGAGTGAGGAGGAACAACTTGAGGTTTACCGTGCTGTAGTGGATCTTGTTAGGTCTAGGCTCGAGAGAGTGAGGTCTGCTGGAAGGAGGAGAGGTAGGAGTGACGTCGAGATTGATAAGTTGGTAAGTGATGTTTTGAGGGACCTTGAGGTGCTTTACGGGATTAAGGTGTTGAGGTTCCCTGAGGATTACGTGGGTGATGCTCCAGTTAACAGGGTCGTTGAGGTGCCTAGGGGTTCGAGGATCGAGTACGGTGTTAACCTCTTAGGACCGTACGTCAAGATAGATGGTGTGATGATTAGATGTGGGAGCCTCCACGAGGCGAAGTACTTGGCTTTCGCCGCCATAGCCGGGAAGACTAGTGTGGGCGTACCGCAGGACACTAGTACGCTAATCAGGGCGGTGGAGGAGAGGGAGAGACACGTTAGGGAAGCGCAGGCAATACTTGAGGGGTACCTGAATGAGGTCATACCTGACAAGAAGGTGAGGGAGGCAGTCCGCTACAGAGTAGCTAAGCATTTAGGCATACCAATCCGTTAACTCCTTGAAGGCATGTAGGGTTTTCTCCATAGCGAGACTTAAATAGTGGGTAGTCTCAGTAATTGATTAAGGATGCGTGGGATGCCTTCGCCTGAGTACGGTTTGAGAGTATAGAGATACGCGTTCTTAGTATTGGGTGTGTTGCTTAATGTCTTGTTTGGGGGTGCGGGCGCTATAATTTTCTTGCTCCTGAGCATCTCATCACTCATAGATGAGGTTGAGAAAATGAAGTATCTGGAGCTCCTCATACCTTCTAGGCTACCTCATGACCCAGGCATTAATCATGCGGGTAATGCCGGACCTGCTTTCACTCATAGCTATAGTGTTAGGGGTAATGATCTTACTTGGTAGGGTGCTTGGAACCCCGGTGATTTAATATGCTTTTCACCTCTTCTATGAAGTTCTTGTCGAGCTCCCCGTGCTTGAGCACTCTGCTGAAGTCGTACTTTAGTACGTGTATCGTTAGGACATCCTCACCCTTAATGGTGGAAGCAGTGGCTGAAGTCCCACCAACGCGTCTAACACTTACTGGCGGACTTACTGTCGCGGCTCTCTTAAGCACTACATTACCAAAATGTTTCTACTAATTGGAGAGCAGAATACGATGCAGAGAGTAATCGCATCGAAAACTTCAGGTGTTGCTGGAAACGGTTGTCTCTATATCACGAAGCCTGGGCATTGGATTGAGCTCTAAGAATGTAGTTCTTGATTGTGCTATTATTGCGTTATTGAATCTTCAGCCCGTCAGTAACTCGTCAACTATGTTTAGGGTCTTGATCGAGCCTCCCTTCAGTATTGCTAGGAGCTCGGCCGCGATCGCCACCGCTATTTCCTCAGGGGTGTCTGCCGGTATGTCGATGCCGAGAGGCCCTCTGAACTTAGCCCTCACTAACTCCCTCTCCAGCCCGTCGCTTATTAACCTCCTTGCGAACTCCCTTATTTTATTCCTGCTTCCGAGGACCCCGACGAGCTTAGCGCGTGTCTTCAGCGCTGTCTTCAGCGCCTTGTAGTCTACCTCCACCTCGCCGTGGGTTATGTAGACTACGTCGCCGTCCCTGACCACCTCAGGCAACTTACTCTCAACCTCTTCTGCGGGGATGTGGATCCTCACCTCAGCGTATGGGTATAGCTCACTGCTCACTAACTCGGGGTTCGGGTCGGCCACGGCCACCCTGAAGCCGAGGAAGTTCAGCAGGTCGCCCAACGGCTTGCCGACCCTCCCCGTGCCGAATATCAAGACCCTCTGGACGGGGGTCCACACGTCTATGAACACCTCCAAGAAACCGCCGCATATCAACCCTGTATCCACAGCTCCCTCAACTGGGCGTCCTGAGAACGAGTACTTGACTAATCTAGGCCTCCCTTCCTTAATGGCCTTTAAGGCCTCCTCAACAACGTGTCTTTCGAAGAACCCGCCGCCGAGGGTTCCGTAGAGCCCCCCGTCCCCGCTGACCAGGATCTTGGAGCCAACGTCTCTGGGGCCTGAGCCTTCCTTCCTGACGACCGTTGCTACGGCCACGCTAACCCCCCTCCCGATCTTCTCACCAGCTATCCGGACGAGCTCCTCGTTGGTTATGTTCCTTGCGAGACTCATGCAAACACCCACCCCACACGTAACTATAGTGTTGAGGCCGCTATTATTTAATCCTGACCCAGGAATTGTTGTTGGGGTCCTTAAGTGTTCGCGTCAGCGGTCATACTTGCGGCCGGTAAGTCCACCAGGTTTCCAGGCAATAAGTTGGTGCATGAGGTCAGCGTTCGCGGCGTCAAGGCACCGTTGATCAGGCACACGGTGATGAGGTTCATCGAGTCAGGGGTCTTTCAGGAGGTCCTCGTGGTCCTTGGTTTTGAGGGGGGCCTAATCAAGGG
This portion of the Zestosphaera sp. genome encodes:
- a CDS encoding N-6 DNA methylase, encoding MSLERTQINFAHHVVNWINEIIKEEGLKFRGAEPELKEAGVRRDRRRSKRPDVVLFDAGGRPALIIEVWDPSVDPWDYAVEVMGKAGAVGTPYFAVWNVTDFYSWSVAPPNKNILEKLWWPHAGVREHVCQARNYEEAVEKYRDAIKDYLRVFLREFEKIYYGVKELPLLNIDERFIYRLRSKIYTLSTPVIHHVKRRMMEDPQFSKGLRDYFVRQGWVFTGSDEDLEKVSHQYVYLLVNKILFYEVLRAVYKERLPPMIIPETVKTGEELRGRLDEYFRRAWEVSGDYETILFADTLDSIVPPDETVEGIRNLVRDLDNYDFTGLNYEVLGNVFQKLIPEDERHKLGQYFTRSDVVDLIVGFCVRDGNEKVLDGAVGAGTFLVRAYVRKKLLRPEKRHTQLLGELYGVDIAKFPAHLTIINLASRDLSRLENYPRIIVSDFFDVKPETSYDWRDLIPREKEQVIETLSHSSKLLVTLPKEFDAVVMNPPYTRQEEMEDLLVGEKEKAYRTCINDWKSMSKYPKEREPRLSKRASIYVYFFIHGGRFLREGGRMGFITSNSWLDVDYGYDLQRFFLENFKVVAVIESKVERWFEDADINTAITILERCGDRKERDDNLVKFAQLKKPLSELIPPAKDERERWSSVEKLVKLIENVNHYFEDDKIRIYVKKQRELWDEGFNEETGEYEGTKWGKYLRAPQIFFKILEKGKNVLIPLKEVAEVRRGFTTGANEFFYLTEEEITSKWGIEREFWMHPVTLDEWLKIRPYIPDEDVWVDKNGEYFKQSQYSKQYRPEEVLIDGNVIWVPNYVIKSPRECKSILVNPKDLKYRVLLIHKDKPELRGTRVLKYIEWGEAQGFHRRPTCESRQRWYGLSEVTGDLLCMMSINDRHIFWYNVPRCCIDARLYGINIKDKEFIGVLSGILNSTIFTLFIELWGRVNLGQGALDVKVYEYSQIPIINPSKLNMELRKRLLEVFSKMGEREIGSVFEEIGADSPEGVSLDKVKPDRRGLDKIVMGEILGLSEEEQLEVYRAVVDLVRSRLERVRSAGRRRGRSDVEIDKLVSDVLRDLEVLYGIKVLRFPEDYVGDAPVNRVVEVPRGSRIEYGVNLLGPYVKIDGVMIRCGSLHEAKYLAFAAIAGKTSVGVPQDTSTLIRAVEERERHVREAQAILEGYLNEVIPDKKVREAVRYRVAKHLGIPIR
- a CDS encoding XdhC/CoxI family protein, producing MSLARNITNEELVRIAGEKIGRGVSVAVATVVRKEGSGPRDVGSKILVSGDGGLYGTLGGGFFERHVVEEALKAIKEGRPRLVKYSFSGRPVEGAVDTGLICGGFLEVFIDVWTPVQRVLIFGTGRVGKPLGDLLNFLGFRVAVADPNPELVSSELYPYAEVRIHIPAEEVESKLPEVVRDGDVVYITHGEVEVDYKALKTALKTRAKLVGVLGSRNKIREFARRLISDGLERELVRAKFRGPLGIDIPADTPEEIAVAIAAELLAILKGGSIKTLNIVDELLTG